A single window of uncultured Methanospirillum sp. DNA harbors:
- a CDS encoding isoprenylcysteine carboxylmethyltransferase family protein gives MAGFFGTSGSDNNRESERRVRIKGVAIGLIPILVMAVILLGTSGDPIWLMAWIFLVIHVGATIFLSFTIDISLITERIRPGDGIKGWDRTLVTLLTISGLLILLVAGLDHRYNWYNVIPMSLQIPGVMLFIIGYLILIYAAITNSFFSSVVRIQRERSHQVITCGPYKFIRHPGYLGIILCLITEPLMFQSLLAGIPCLIAVWFMIIRTRHEDQTLIQELGGYSEYKKSVRFRLIPGVW, from the coding sequence ATGGCAGGGTTCTTTGGTACATCAGGTTCTGATAACAACAGGGAAAGTGAGCGAAGAGTCAGGATCAAAGGAGTGGCTATCGGGCTGATTCCTATTTTGGTAATGGCAGTGATACTTCTTGGAACATCAGGGGATCCAATCTGGCTGATGGCCTGGATATTTTTAGTAATACACGTGGGAGCAACGATTTTTCTCTCATTTACCATAGATATTTCCCTCATTACTGAGCGGATACGACCGGGAGATGGAATAAAAGGATGGGACCGAACTCTTGTCACATTATTGACCATATCCGGTCTTCTAATTCTCCTAGTTGCAGGACTCGATCACCGGTATAACTGGTATAATGTTATTCCAATGTCACTTCAGATTCCAGGAGTCATGTTGTTCATTATTGGATACCTGATCCTCATTTATGCAGCAATCACAAACTCGTTCTTTTCTTCAGTTGTCAGGATTCAGAGAGAACGGAGTCATCAGGTAATCACCTGCGGCCCATACAAATTTATCAGGCATCCCGGGTATCTTGGAATCATTCTCTGCCTGATTACCGAACCGCTGATGTTTCAGTCCCTATTAGCAGGTATTCCGTGTCTCATCGCTGTTTGGTTCATGATAATTAGAACCAGGCATGAAGATCAGACTCTGATACAAGAACTCGGTGGATATTCAGAGTACAAAAAAAGTGTTCGATTCAGGTTAATTCCGGGAGTATGGTGA
- a CDS encoding amidohydrolase, whose translation MTNNTSDTTHTAFIGGRILTMNKSEPEADAIVFQSGKIVAVGDHEILRSFQGAEVIDLNGRTLIPGFIDSHMHLSFGAFLPTWVNLNGCSSKEEVLSRLKLFGDAHPDSEWIIGFPWIDLHYGGFDISREELDNCIPSKPAILLHTSFHSLLANSMACNFAGISTHTPDPDSGFIEKREDGEISGVLIETACIPVLRRALSISTCRYAELIEQAACDLHRFGITAVHDPGVTPDAEEAYRRLYSEKRLPVSVLMMPHGSALLDNLIGKRLEKLTFGEGDKQLRVGPVKVFGDGANQATTALTLQIGDQTISSGMYRNDFQNTLIESVRHGFQVSVHCLGNRTVDAVLKTFESAKQEVPQGFNIRPRFEHLNLLSQNQISHLSSMNVCAAIQPQFLSRAGRLNKLPITNATWFAYKDMMENGITLGGSSDHPGGFMDARDVIACICMGATMSDGNGNVISPDQIMSFEKWLWIYTAGSAYVGNQESERGMLAKGLVADFVILDGLLDPKSPPVVDETWIGGKQVYCRNH comes from the coding sequence ATGACAAATAACACTTCAGATACTACACACACAGCCTTTATTGGTGGTAGAATCCTGACGATGAACAAGTCAGAGCCAGAAGCTGATGCTATCGTCTTTCAAAGCGGCAAAATTGTCGCGGTAGGAGACCATGAAATTTTAAGATCGTTCCAAGGAGCAGAGGTTATCGATTTAAACGGAAGAACACTTATCCCTGGTTTCATCGACTCTCACATGCATCTCTCTTTTGGTGCGTTTCTTCCGACATGGGTTAACCTCAATGGATGCTCATCAAAGGAAGAAGTTCTGTCCAGGTTGAAATTATTCGGAGATGCACACCCGGATTCCGAATGGATTATCGGATTTCCATGGATTGATCTCCACTACGGTGGTTTTGACATTTCCCGTGAAGAACTCGACAATTGTATCCCTTCAAAGCCTGCTATCCTACTTCATACTTCATTTCACTCGCTTCTTGCAAACAGCATGGCCTGTAATTTTGCAGGAATTAGCACCCATACGCCGGATCCAGACTCAGGTTTTATCGAAAAGCGTGAAGATGGAGAGATATCTGGTGTTCTTATTGAAACAGCATGTATTCCGGTTCTTCGTCGTGCCCTCTCCATTTCAACCTGCAGATATGCAGAACTTATTGAGCAGGCAGCGTGTGATCTTCACAGATTTGGAATTACTGCAGTTCATGATCCCGGAGTTACACCAGATGCAGAAGAAGCATACCGTCGTTTGTACTCAGAGAAGAGGCTTCCCGTTTCGGTTCTGATGATGCCTCATGGTTCAGCCCTTCTTGATAATCTGATTGGGAAAAGACTGGAGAAATTGACATTTGGAGAAGGAGATAAACAACTCAGGGTAGGACCTGTGAAGGTATTCGGTGATGGAGCAAACCAGGCAACAACTGCTCTTACATTACAGATCGGTGATCAGACCATTTCCAGTGGAATGTACCGAAATGACTTTCAGAATACGCTTATTGAATCTGTCAGGCACGGGTTTCAGGTCAGTGTACACTGTCTTGGAAATCGAACGGTTGATGCAGTTCTTAAAACATTTGAATCTGCAAAACAGGAAGTACCACAGGGATTTAATATCAGGCCAAGGTTTGAACATCTCAATCTCTTGAGCCAAAACCAGATATCTCACCTTTCTTCAATGAATGTCTGTGCAGCAATTCAGCCTCAGTTTCTTTCACGTGCCGGTAGATTGAATAAACTCCCGATCACCAATGCAACCTGGTTTGCGTATAAGGATATGATGGAGAATGGGATAACTCTAGGAGGAAGCAGTGATCACCCGGGAGGGTTCATGGATGCACGTGACGTTATTGCCTGTATCTGTATGGGCGCTACCATGAGCGACGGAAACGGAAACGTTATTTCTCCAGATCAAATCATGTCATTTGAGAAGTGGCTCTGGATATACACTGCAGGAAGTGCATATGTCGGAAATCAGGAGAGTGAGAGAGGGATGCTGGCCAAAGGATTGGTTGCAGACTTTGTCATATTAGACGGATTGCTTGATCCAAAATCTCCTCCTGTGGTAGATGAGACCTGGATTGGTGGAAAACAGGTTTATTGCAGGAATCACTAG
- a CDS encoding TetR/AcrR family transcriptional regulator translates to MAKIISQYRDEAKKRIIQAGFEVLLEKGYCHTTMEEIAHKLEVTKPALYRYFTSKDELIIESAKDGQERYQEVIDEQGKNRCPIHSWLEIFDQVMNQNPGYQSLYLDIVAMSYRKKELQEFSYTRMKEEIERITKKFSHLQDDDLIRRDIEPHHLALTLIALFNGMRLQFLLGVDQNQLRDTWLKNLQDFLFTKEHRSKNSCYSCPWNDDCTRVIE, encoded by the coding sequence ATGGCTAAAATAATCTCTCAATATCGGGATGAAGCAAAAAAAAGAATCATTCAGGCTGGTTTTGAAGTCCTCCTCGAAAAGGGATACTGTCATACGACTATGGAAGAGATTGCCCACAAGCTTGAGGTAACAAAACCTGCTCTTTATCGGTACTTTACAAGCAAAGATGAACTGATCATCGAGAGTGCAAAAGATGGCCAGGAAAGATATCAGGAGGTCATTGATGAGCAGGGTAAAAACCGGTGTCCCATACACTCCTGGCTTGAGATATTTGATCAGGTGATGAACCAGAATCCTGGATACCAGTCACTCTATCTTGATATTGTAGCAATGTCGTATAGAAAAAAGGAACTGCAGGAGTTCTCATACACACGAATGAAAGAAGAGATAGAAAGGATTACCAAGAAATTCTCACACCTTCAGGATGATGATCTGATCCGCAGGGACATTGAACCCCATCACCTTGCTCTTACCCTGATTGCCCTGTTTAATGGGATGAGACTCCAGTTCCTGCTTGGGGTAGATCAGAATCAGCTTCGCGATACCTGGCTCAAAAATCTTCAGGATTTCTTGTTTACTAAAGAGCACAGAAGCAAAAACTCTTGCTACTCATGTCCATGGAACGATGACTGTACTCGAGTGATTGAATAA
- a CDS encoding class I SAM-dependent methyltransferase, whose translation MSSQTGFKWQMSTDGPETYERYIVPTWMIDRTHDLINVGGIGSQKRVLDVACGTGIVGRTGAGPIGSDGEFVCLDLNRGMLRVATRCAAEEGVTDIRWCQGDVSRMSFSSGEFDTVICQQGLQFFPDKVSALKEMRRVLSFEGTLVISVLGSSGKKPARGCHMRYICRVSG comes from the coding sequence ATGTCATCACAGACCGGTTTCAAGTGGCAGATGAGCACCGACGGACCTGAAACCTATGAACGGTATATCGTGCCAACGTGGATGATCGACCGGACACATGACCTCATCAACGTCGGAGGTATCGGTTCTCAAAAGCGGGTGCTGGATGTTGCCTGCGGTACTGGCATCGTGGGCAGAACGGGAGCAGGTCCTATTGGGTCCGATGGCGAGTTTGTCTGTCTTGATCTCAACAGGGGAATGCTCCGGGTTGCAACCAGGTGTGCAGCAGAAGAGGGTGTGACTGACATCAGGTGGTGCCAGGGTGACGTATCAAGGATGTCTTTCTCTTCAGGAGAGTTTGACACGGTTATCTGCCAGCAAGGACTTCAATTCTTCCCTGACAAGGTGTCTGCACTAAAGGAGATGAGAAGAGTCCTTTCATTTGAGGGAACACTTGTAATCAGCGTCCTGGGGTCGAGCGGAAAAAAGCCCGCACGTGGTTGCCATATGCGATACATTTGCCGAGTATCTGGGTGA
- the nudC gene encoding NAD(+) diphosphatase — protein sequence MAIASYAVRILDFYRSTAFCGVYGTKTNPVATERARICPCCSRIVYPRISPAIIILIKKGDEILLAHSPRFPSGFYSVIAGFNEPGENLEQTVRREVSEEVGIMVQNIRYFGSEPWPFPDSLMIGFVADYAGGEISVDKQEIDDAGWFTRDNLPQVPSKESISRALIEAWIKREI from the coding sequence ATGGCCATTGCCTCATATGCTGTCCGAATCCTTGACTTTTATCGCTCGACTGCCTTCTGTGGGGTATATGGAACCAAAACAAACCCGGTAGCGACAGAACGGGCTCGAATTTGCCCTTGCTGCAGCCGAATCGTCTACCCGAGAATATCCCCTGCCATCATTATTCTTATCAAAAAGGGTGATGAGATCCTGCTGGCCCACTCCCCTCGGTTTCCATCAGGGTTCTACTCGGTCATCGCCGGATTCAATGAACCTGGTGAAAACCTCGAACAGACAGTCCGCCGAGAAGTCAGTGAAGAAGTCGGCATTATGGTCCAGAATATCAGGTACTTCGGGAGTGAGCCATGGCCCTTTCCAGACTCCCTCATGATCGGTTTTGTTGCAGATTATGCCGGAGGGGAGATCAGTGTAGACAAGCAGGAGATTGACGATGCTGGATGGTTTACCAGAGATAACCTGCCTCAGGTCCCTTCAAAAGAGAGTATTTCCCGGGCACTGATAGAGGCCTGGATAAAGAGAGAGATCTGA